From the Acetobacter aceti genome, one window contains:
- the dxr gene encoding 1-deoxy-D-xylulose-5-phosphate reductoisomerase, translating into MKTVTVLGCTGSIGCSTVDLLHQAGDDVSTRVLVGGRNVSLLAEQAKALRAEQAVIADEALLPELKSLLAGTDVRVSGGRSAVIEAAGVPADWTMAAITGAAGLEPTLAAVRNGRTIALANKEALVCAGDVMLRAVTDAGARLLPVDSEHNAVFQAMADRQDDQVEKIILTASGGPFRTATLEQMEAASPAQALKHPTWTMGAKISIDSASMFNKGLEVIEAARIFGLTEDRIDVLVHPQSVVHGMVQYTDGSLIAQMGSADMRIPIAHCLAWPKRMATTSPRLDLAAFGTLVFEAPDPVRFPALRLARQALRDGGAASTILSAANEVAVEAFLNNRIGFLDIPRIVEAVMTVLGSPAINDLDAVLHWDSEARRAAEDRVLKRAA; encoded by the coding sequence ATGAAGACAGTAACGGTTCTGGGATGCACGGGAAGCATCGGCTGCTCGACGGTCGATCTTTTGCATCAGGCAGGCGACGATGTGTCGACGCGGGTGCTGGTTGGTGGCCGTAACGTCTCCCTTCTGGCTGAACAGGCGAAGGCGCTGCGTGCGGAACAGGCCGTGATTGCGGATGAGGCCCTGCTCCCTGAGCTGAAATCCCTGCTCGCCGGAACGGACGTGCGGGTCAGCGGAGGCCGTTCCGCTGTGATCGAAGCCGCCGGTGTGCCAGCCGACTGGACCATGGCGGCGATCACGGGCGCTGCCGGTCTGGAGCCAACCCTTGCCGCCGTCAGAAATGGTCGGACCATCGCGCTGGCCAACAAGGAAGCGCTGGTCTGCGCCGGAGACGTCATGCTGCGCGCCGTGACAGACGCGGGTGCGAGGCTGCTGCCGGTGGATTCCGAGCATAACGCCGTTTTCCAGGCTATGGCCGACCGGCAGGACGATCAGGTCGAGAAGATCATTCTGACCGCATCCGGCGGCCCGTTCCGCACGGCGACGCTTGAGCAGATGGAGGCGGCCTCTCCCGCTCAGGCGCTCAAGCATCCGACCTGGACCATGGGCGCGAAAATCAGCATCGACTCCGCGTCCATGTTCAACAAGGGGCTGGAAGTGATCGAAGCCGCCCGAATTTTCGGACTGACCGAAGACCGGATCGATGTGCTGGTGCACCCGCAGTCGGTTGTGCATGGAATGGTGCAGTACACGGACGGCAGCCTGATCGCCCAGATGGGTTCAGCCGATATGCGTATCCCCATCGCGCACTGCCTTGCATGGCCGAAGCGTATGGCGACAACCTCGCCCCGTCTGGATCTCGCGGCATTCGGAACGCTGGTGTTCGAGGCTCCGGACCCGGTGCGTTTTCCGGCGCTTCGCCTTGCACGACAGGCGCTGCGTGATGGAGGGGCGGCCTCCACCATCCTCTCCGCCGCGAACGAGGTCGCTGTTGAAGCCTTTCTGAACAACCGCATTGGCTTTCTCGATATTCCACGGATTGTCGAGGCGGTCATGACGGTTCTGGGTTCTCCGGCTATTAATGATCTGGACGCAGTCCTTCACTGGGACTCGGAAGCGCGCCGTGCGGCGGAAGACCGTGTCCTGAAGCGGGCCGCCTGA
- the frr gene encoding ribosome recycling factor yields the protein MEGALESLRRDFAGLRSGRANAALLEPVRVEAYGGEVPLTQVATIAAPEARMLTVQVWDRSLAGLVEKAIRDSGLGLNPAGEGQNIRVPIPQLTEERRNDLAKAAGRYSEGAKIAVRGVRRDGMDKTKGFEKKGEISEDDVKTWSDAIQKLTDQYVKKIDEALSEKEREIKQV from the coding sequence ATGGAGGGTGCGCTCGAGAGCCTGCGGCGTGATTTTGCCGGTTTGCGGTCCGGTCGCGCCAACGCGGCCCTGCTGGAGCCAGTGCGTGTCGAGGCCTATGGCGGTGAAGTGCCGTTGACACAGGTGGCGACGATCGCCGCTCCGGAAGCGCGCATGCTGACGGTCCAGGTCTGGGACCGTTCACTGGCCGGGCTGGTCGAAAAGGCTATCCGCGACTCAGGTCTGGGTCTCAACCCGGCGGGTGAGGGGCAGAATATCCGCGTGCCGATTCCCCAGTTGACCGAAGAGCGCCGAAACGATCTGGCCAAGGCCGCCGGACGTTATTCTGAGGGCGCCAAGATTGCCGTTCGCGGTGTCCGCCGTGACGGCATGGACAAGACCAAGGGTTTTGAGAAAAAAGGTGAGATCAGCGAAGACGACGTGAAGACGTGGTCGGACGCGATCCAGAAGCTCACCGACCAGTATGTGAAAAAAATCGACGAGGCGCTCTCTGAAAAAGAGCGCGAGATCAAACAGGTCTGA
- the pyrH gene encoding UMP kinase: MNITAEGPATPRRALLKISGEALMGTGQYGVDAQTVDRIAADVAAVAQSGIQVCLVVGGGNIFRGLTAAARGMDRAQGDYAGMLATVINALMVQNALEREGIPTRVMSAIHMSSIAEPYIRRRAVRHMEKGRVVIFAAGTGNPFFTTDTAAALRAAEMDCDILLKGTQVDGVYDSDPRKNPDAKRYETLTYLEVLSRDLNVMDAAAISLARENRLPIIVFNIHEAGAFQRVLRGDGPFTRIEEVG, encoded by the coding sequence ATGAACATCACCGCTGAAGGCCCCGCCACGCCCCGTCGTGCGCTCCTGAAAATCTCCGGTGAGGCGTTGATGGGCACCGGCCAGTACGGCGTGGACGCCCAGACGGTTGATCGCATCGCGGCTGATGTCGCCGCTGTCGCGCAGAGCGGTATTCAGGTCTGTCTTGTCGTTGGCGGCGGCAACATATTTCGCGGACTGACAGCAGCAGCCCGCGGAATGGACCGCGCCCAGGGCGATTACGCCGGAATGCTGGCGACCGTTATCAACGCTCTGATGGTGCAGAACGCGCTGGAGCGCGAAGGTATTCCGACCCGCGTGATGTCCGCCATTCACATGTCTTCGATTGCCGAGCCCTATATTCGCCGCCGGGCTGTTCGCCATATGGAAAAAGGTCGTGTGGTGATCTTTGCAGCCGGCACGGGCAATCCTTTCTTTACGACGGATACGGCCGCAGCGCTGAGGGCTGCAGAGATGGATTGCGATATCCTGCTGAAGGGCACGCAGGTGGATGGTGTCTATGACTCCGATCCGCGCAAGAATCCGGATGCAAAGCGCTACGAGACCCTGACCTATCTTGAAGTTCTGTCACGCGATCTCAATGTTATGGATGCGGCGGCTATCAGCCTTGCCCGTGAGAACAGACTGCCGATCATTGTCTTCAACATTCACGAAGCCGGTGCGTTTCAGCGCGTGTTGCGTGGTGACGGGCCATTTACACGGATTGAAGAAGTCGGTTGA
- the rseP gene encoding RIP metalloprotease RseP: MHDLIRTIVSFCVVLGVLVFIHELGHYLAARWRGVKVETFSIGFGPPLLRWTDRAGTEWRVGPIPLGGFVKPHGFEGPDEATDEQKAAWEPGRTFHDKPVLSRAIIILAGPVFNFVLAFVLFVVLFATCGQPIPRNEVAGVKPGSAAAIAGLKIGDTILGVGDLSSVDVAAIQKQVASEPGQQTTIHVKRGADDLTLPVTLDKVTPSSSHAQPIGQLGIEFASTPGAAQPFPRAVVSGAKATWMTTVQTLDGLIQIITGQHTARDLGGPLRIAQMSGQVAQYGFASLLSFMALLSVNLGLINLFPVPILDGGRLVFYLVEAIRGRPVPKKIQELGFQAGFALLAGLFLFSTFNDLSSFGLFKWLSSLAG; the protein is encoded by the coding sequence ATGCATGACCTGATCCGGACGATAGTATCGTTCTGCGTCGTTCTCGGCGTTCTGGTCTTCATCCATGAGCTTGGGCATTATCTCGCCGCGCGCTGGCGGGGGGTGAAGGTCGAGACATTCTCCATCGGCTTCGGTCCGCCGCTGCTCCGCTGGACGGACAGGGCCGGGACTGAGTGGCGTGTGGGACCGATTCCGCTGGGAGGCTTCGTCAAGCCTCATGGTTTCGAGGGTCCTGACGAGGCGACCGACGAACAGAAGGCAGCGTGGGAGCCGGGCCGCACCTTCCATGACAAGCCTGTCTTGTCGCGGGCCATCATCATCCTCGCCGGGCCGGTGTTCAACTTCGTGCTGGCGTTTGTCCTGTTTGTTGTGCTGTTCGCAACATGCGGCCAGCCCATTCCGCGCAATGAAGTCGCCGGAGTTAAGCCCGGGAGCGCCGCAGCGATCGCCGGGCTGAAGATCGGCGACACGATTCTCGGCGTGGGTGATCTGAGCAGCGTGGATGTCGCCGCCATCCAGAAGCAGGTGGCTTCTGAGCCGGGCCAGCAGACAACCATTCACGTAAAGCGTGGAGCGGATGATCTCACTCTGCCTGTGACGCTGGACAAGGTGACTCCCTCCTCGTCTCACGCGCAGCCCATCGGTCAGCTCGGGATTGAGTTCGCCTCAACGCCGGGCGCCGCGCAGCCCTTTCCCCGTGCGGTCGTCAGTGGAGCGAAAGCCACGTGGATGACGACCGTGCAGACGCTGGACGGGCTGATCCAGATCATTACCGGCCAGCACACGGCGCGGGATCTTGGAGGACCGTTGCGGATTGCACAGATGTCCGGGCAGGTGGCCCAGTACGGGTTCGCCAGCCTGCTGTCTTTCATGGCGCTGCTTTCGGTCAATCTCGGGCTGATCAATCTTTTCCCTGTGCCGATTCTGGATGGTGGCCGACTGGTGTTCTATCTGGTCGAAGCGATTCGAGGCCGGCCTGTGCCGAAAAAGATACAGGAACTGGGCTTTCAGGCGGGGTTTGCCCTGCTGGCGGGGCTGTTCCTTTTTTCCACCTTCAACGATCTTTCCAGCTTCGGTCTTTTCAAGTGGCTGTCCTCTCTGGCGGGGTGA
- the uppS gene encoding polyprenyl diphosphate synthase: protein MPLPLATATTGSATVGTSQDGSVPRHVAIIMDGNGRWAASRGLPRVAGHRAGAEAVTRCLKAARAQGLEYLTLYAFSSENWRRGPDEVADLKGLLRFYLRHKVAELHGQQVRILFVGEVHRFGPDLCDELARAERLTAHNTGMTLLLALSYGGRSEIVQAAKALARAAQRGEIDPDSIDEDVVSQHLLTAGIPDPDVIVRTSGEHRLSNFLLWQSAYAELVFLDQLWPDFNETSFMQILEIYARRDRRFGARPA from the coding sequence ATGCCTCTTCCTCTGGCAACGGCGACAACGGGCTCTGCTACGGTCGGGACGTCTCAGGACGGGTCGGTCCCCAGGCATGTTGCGATCATTATGGATGGTAACGGACGATGGGCGGCCTCTCGCGGGTTGCCGCGTGTTGCCGGTCATCGTGCCGGAGCGGAGGCTGTCACCCGTTGCCTGAAGGCCGCGCGCGCGCAGGGGCTGGAATATCTGACCCTGTATGCGTTTTCGTCAGAGAACTGGCGGCGCGGACCAGACGAGGTGGCGGACCTGAAAGGTCTGCTCCGTTTCTACCTTCGTCATAAGGTAGCGGAACTGCACGGCCAGCAGGTGCGTATCCTGTTTGTCGGTGAAGTGCACCGGTTTGGTCCGGATCTCTGCGACGAGCTGGCGCGCGCCGAACGGCTGACGGCGCATAACACCGGTATGACCCTGCTTCTGGCTCTGTCCTACGGGGGGCGCAGCGAAATCGTGCAGGCCGCGAAAGCGCTGGCGCGGGCCGCGCAACGCGGTGAGATTGATCCGGATTCGATCGACGAAGACGTTGTGTCACAGCACCTGCTTACCGCAGGTATTCCGGATCCGGACGTTATTGTGCGGACGAGCGGAGAGCACCGGCTGTCAAATTTCCTTCTCTGGCAAAGTGCGTACGCCGAACTGGTTTTCCTTGATCAGCTCTGGCCGGATTTCAACGAAACCAGTTTCATGCAGATTCTTGAAATCTATGCCCGCCGGGACCGCCGCTTTGGTGCGCGCCCGGCGTGA
- the lepB gene encoding signal peptidase I — protein MKPKDESVTTQGHGSARKGESLFDFVRWLASVILLVLVVRTFLYEPFNIPSGSMIPTLQVGDYLWVSKYSYGYSKYSFPLSPNLFEGRVWGAEPHRGDVAVFRFTKNPSIDYVKRIVGLPGDHIQMRDGQLYLNGTAVICAPEGEYAEQDEYHMGREGHLCRETLPGSGGSSPVEHQVLRFPEDGQRNDTPDYVVPPGYFFAMGDNRDHSADSRFMGDADQDLGFVPMENLVGRAGMIFFSVDMTHPIWQFWAWPTEIRWSRLFHVVH, from the coding sequence ATGAAGCCGAAGGACGAGAGCGTAACGACACAGGGACATGGGTCTGCCCGGAAAGGGGAGAGTCTGTTTGATTTCGTGCGCTGGCTTGCAAGTGTCATTCTGCTGGTTCTGGTGGTGCGCACATTCCTCTATGAACCATTCAATATTCCGTCCGGCTCGATGATCCCGACGCTTCAGGTTGGCGACTATCTGTGGGTTTCCAAATACAGCTACGGCTATTCGAAATATTCCTTCCCCCTCTCGCCCAACCTGTTTGAGGGCCGTGTCTGGGGTGCCGAACCACATCGTGGCGATGTGGCGGTTTTCCGGTTCACCAAGAATCCGTCGATTGATTACGTGAAACGGATTGTGGGGCTGCCGGGCGATCATATCCAGATGCGTGACGGGCAGCTCTATCTGAACGGGACAGCCGTGATCTGTGCGCCTGAAGGCGAGTACGCCGAGCAGGACGAGTATCACATGGGCCGGGAAGGGCATCTCTGCCGGGAAACCCTGCCGGGAAGCGGTGGATCATCTCCAGTCGAGCATCAGGTTCTGCGCTTTCCGGAAGACGGGCAGCGCAATGACACGCCTGATTATGTGGTCCCGCCCGGGTATTTCTTTGCGATGGGCGATAATCGTGACCATAGCGCCGACAGCCGGTTCATGGGGGATGCTGATCAGGATCTGGGTTTTGTGCCCATGGAGAATCTTGTCGGCCGGGCAGGTATGATCTTCTTCTCTGTGGATATGACGCACCCGATCTGGCAATTCTGGGCATGGCCGACGGAAATCCGGTGGTCCCGGCTTTTCCATGTCGTGCACTGA
- a CDS encoding phosphatidate cytidylyltransferase, whose product MNSSALPSADSAKGSNWQDLRPRLISAIVLIVVAATAIWAGGIVYGALIILTMCGLASELAGLFGLSIRSWRGALYLGWALCAGIVAYAGRWGQLVAFPMSAFVFGPALWCGNAIVVAAGAALLWLRLGVDTGVWSVVFVIALVVASDSSAYLVGRLVGGPKLAPSISPGKTRSGAVGGLLGAMLAGVVVAWFSEKTGDLPLPVMLERTAGWAALLGVVAQAGDLIESAVKRRRGVKDSGKLLPGHGGLLDRFDALLAVAPLAALLSLMAQSGAGFWTVGAGDILTALMRLMGR is encoded by the coding sequence GTGAACAGTTCCGCGTTGCCATCGGCAGACTCAGCTAAAGGGTCCAACTGGCAGGATCTCCGTCCCCGGCTCATTTCCGCGATCGTGCTGATTGTCGTAGCAGCCACAGCCATCTGGGCCGGCGGGATCGTTTATGGCGCCCTCATTATCCTGACCATGTGCGGTCTGGCGTCCGAACTGGCCGGACTGTTCGGACTGTCGATTCGATCATGGCGCGGTGCGCTCTATCTCGGATGGGCGTTGTGCGCGGGTATCGTGGCCTATGCAGGACGCTGGGGGCAGCTTGTGGCTTTTCCCATGAGCGCCTTTGTGTTTGGTCCGGCCTTGTGGTGTGGAAACGCGATTGTTGTCGCGGCCGGGGCGGCGTTGCTGTGGCTGCGGCTGGGTGTCGATACCGGCGTATGGTCCGTGGTGTTCGTCATCGCTCTGGTCGTGGCCAGTGACTCTTCCGCCTATCTGGTGGGCCGTCTTGTGGGTGGCCCGAAACTGGCTCCGTCCATCTCTCCCGGGAAAACCCGGTCTGGTGCGGTGGGGGGGCTTTTGGGCGCCATGCTGGCCGGAGTGGTTGTGGCCTGGTTTTCAGAAAAAACCGGTGATCTGCCTCTGCCTGTCATGCTGGAGCGGACCGCCGGATGGGCCGCTCTTCTGGGCGTGGTGGCGCAGGCGGGTGATCTGATCGAAAGCGCCGTGAAACGCAGGCGCGGTGTAAAGGATTCCGGAAAATTGCTGCCGGGGCACGGCGGCCTGCTGGATCGTTTCGATGCGTTGCTGGCGGTCGCTCCGCTGGCAGCCCTGCTGTCCCTGATGGCGCAGTCTGGGGCGGGTTTCTGGACGGTCGGAGCAGGCGATATTCTGACTGCTCTGATGAGATTGATGGGACGCTGA
- the rnc gene encoding ribonuclease III, whose product MEQTVLDSLQNRIGYRFTRTKLLGEALTHRSAAHQRRTGKRQTKGAGSNERLEFIGDRVLGLLMAEWLLERYPDEQEGALGSRHAHLVSRNALAQVAQELGLPEALDVAEHEDKAGIRSTANVLADALEAILGALYLDGGLEPPRKLVRQWWGSAIIAQARPPKDPKTALQEWVLARGLALPVYEVVSADGPSHAPCFVMEVHAAGMVGEGEAGSKRAAESAAAANLLERFNTAPGAGRK is encoded by the coding sequence GTGGAACAGACCGTACTCGACAGCCTGCAGAATCGGATTGGCTATCGTTTCACCAGAACGAAGCTGCTGGGCGAAGCGTTGACGCACCGGTCTGCGGCGCATCAGCGGCGTACGGGGAAGCGTCAGACCAAAGGGGCGGGCTCCAACGAGCGGCTGGAGTTCATAGGCGACCGCGTGCTCGGGCTGCTGATGGCGGAATGGCTGCTGGAACGCTATCCTGATGAGCAGGAGGGCGCGCTGGGTTCGCGCCACGCCCATCTGGTGTCGCGCAACGCTCTGGCGCAGGTCGCGCAGGAACTTGGACTGCCCGAAGCTCTGGATGTCGCCGAGCACGAGGACAAGGCAGGGATTCGCAGCACGGCGAACGTGCTGGCCGACGCGCTGGAAGCCATTCTGGGCGCGCTGTATCTGGACGGTGGCCTTGAGCCGCCCCGCAAACTTGTCCGGCAGTGGTGGGGGAGCGCCATCATCGCGCAGGCCCGGCCGCCAAAAGACCCTAAAACGGCCTTGCAGGAATGGGTTCTGGCCCGTGGGCTGGCTCTGCCGGTCTATGAAGTGGTCAGCGCAGACGGGCCGTCACACGCCCCCTGCTTTGTCATGGAAGTTCACGCCGCCGGTATGGTTGGTGAAGGAGAAGCGGGTAGCAAGCGTGCGGCCGAAAGCGCCGCCGCGGCCAATCTGCTGGAAAGATTTAACACTGCGCCGGGAGCGGGACGGAAATGA
- the era gene encoding GTPase Era yields the protein MTEQTRCGFAALVGAPNAGKSTLLNRMAGAKLSIVSPKAQTTRFRVLGILIRHATQILIVDTPGIFRPKRKLDRAMVAAAWSGSEDADVTVLLIDAKSGLDDSTTAVIEQLAKAGRRVWLVLNKTDLVTPQSLLPLTAAVAEMIPVEHVFMISARTGNGVDDLLDRLAEALPPGPFLYPEDDMTDLPDRLLAAELVREQIFLQTHEEVPYGATVETESFVERPDGSVRIDVTVYVGRANHKAILIGERGRRIREIGLKARLQLGNLLDRPCHLFLNVKERAGWDEERARLRAIGLDDNA from the coding sequence ATGACAGAACAGACACGGTGTGGGTTCGCCGCACTGGTCGGGGCGCCGAATGCGGGGAAATCGACCCTGCTGAACCGTATGGCGGGCGCAAAGCTGTCGATCGTCAGCCCCAAGGCGCAGACAACACGTTTCCGGGTGCTGGGCATCCTGATCCGGCACGCCACACAGATCCTGATTGTCGATACGCCGGGCATTTTCCGTCCCAAGCGCAAGCTCGACCGCGCCATGGTGGCGGCTGCGTGGTCCGGCTCTGAGGATGCCGATGTTACGGTGCTGCTGATCGACGCAAAGTCCGGCCTGGATGATTCGACCACGGCTGTGATCGAGCAGTTGGCCAAGGCCGGGCGACGTGTCTGGCTGGTGCTGAACAAGACCGATCTGGTGACGCCGCAGTCACTGCTGCCCCTGACGGCGGCGGTTGCCGAGATGATTCCGGTCGAGCATGTCTTCATGATCAGCGCCCGGACTGGCAATGGCGTGGATGATCTGCTTGATCGTCTGGCGGAAGCCCTGCCTCCCGGTCCGTTCCTTTATCCGGAAGACGACATGACCGATCTGCCGGATCGGCTTCTGGCGGCGGAGCTCGTGCGGGAGCAGATCTTTCTGCAGACGCACGAGGAAGTGCCGTATGGCGCGACGGTCGAGACGGAAAGCTTTGTCGAGCGTCCGGACGGTTCCGTGCGGATTGATGTCACCGTCTATGTTGGTCGGGCAAACCACAAGGCGATCCTGATCGGTGAACGCGGTCGTCGCATCCGGGAAATCGGGCTCAAGGCGCGTCTCCAGCTTGGTAACCTGCTGGACCGGCCCTGCCATCTGTTTCTCAATGTGAAGGAACGCGCAGGCTGGGATGAAGAGCGGGCGCGTCTGCGGGCCATCGGGCTGGATGATAACGCCTGA
- a CDS encoding bifunctional (p)ppGpp synthetase/guanosine-3',5'-bis(diphosphate) 3'-pyrophosphohydrolase, whose protein sequence is MLSRSRGVPPSENDEIVEVSADRLIKRILRYNPDADVALVQKAFEVARNAHEGQLRDAGDPYITHPLSVAMILARFRMDVPSIATALLHDTIEDTGVTVETLRDQFGPTIAELVDGVTKLTRLELQSDRTKQAENFRKLVLAMSKDIRVLIVKLADRLHNMRTLHFVQREDRRHRIARETMDIYAPLAGRIGMDRVKTELQNLAFAQLEPEADATIRARLNYLRGQGADIIEDVKRELIRLCRESGLESVDVKGREKSPYSIWEKMQRRNVAFEQLSDIMAFRLIVESREECYAALGAIHGAFPMIAGRFKDYISTPKANGYQSLHTGVTLRHPRNQKIEVQIRTEEMNDIAENGVAAHWAYKQLPTGAVSEDATKQMKRPRWVQDLLEILEDSSAPDEFLENTKLELYQDQVFCFTPKGQLIPLPAGATPVDFAYAVHSQVGDSCVGAKVNGRLVPLRYELQNGDQVEIMTARGGAPSPSWERFVVTGKARARIRRYVAQQQRQVSLDSGKATLAKAFRQEGVDGSEKVLETLLKELKQGSVEDLYVAVGTNSIGPRDVVHAAYPELRRTTRGPRMVPSLVARASMPKPKTGGAGLAPLVGLGAGIAVHFAGCCHPLPGDRIVGVVASGKGVTIHTAACQTLESFAATPERFLDVDWDYEALGRVGKAGSEPFVGRVTVIAANEPTTLATITNGVSRQDGSIVNLKIVHRQLDFMEVLVDVEVRDLRHLSSVIGGLRSVEGISQVERARS, encoded by the coding sequence ATGCTCTCCCGAAGTCGAGGCGTGCCTCCTTCGGAAAATGATGAAATCGTCGAAGTTTCCGCCGATCGTCTGATCAAGCGTATCCTTCGTTATAATCCGGACGCCGATGTCGCGCTCGTCCAGAAGGCTTTCGAGGTTGCGCGTAACGCCCATGAGGGCCAGTTGCGCGACGCCGGCGATCCCTACATCACGCATCCGCTCTCTGTCGCGATGATCCTCGCGCGGTTCCGGATGGACGTGCCGTCCATCGCCACCGCTCTTCTGCACGATACGATCGAGGATACCGGCGTCACGGTCGAGACGCTGCGGGACCAGTTCGGCCCCACGATCGCGGAACTGGTCGATGGCGTCACCAAGCTGACCCGTCTGGAACTTCAGTCCGACCGCACCAAGCAGGCCGAGAATTTCCGCAAGCTCGTGCTGGCGATGTCGAAAGACATCCGCGTACTGATCGTCAAGCTGGCAGACCGTCTGCATAACATGCGCACCCTGCATTTTGTGCAGCGTGAGGACCGCAGACACCGCATCGCTCGTGAGACGATGGATATCTATGCGCCGCTCGCCGGTCGTATCGGTATGGATCGGGTCAAGACCGAGCTTCAGAATCTGGCCTTTGCGCAACTGGAGCCGGAAGCCGACGCCACCATCCGCGCCCGCCTGAATTATCTGCGCGGCCAGGGCGCTGACATCATTGAGGACGTCAAACGCGAGCTGATCCGCCTGTGTCGCGAATCAGGGCTTGAAAGCGTCGATGTGAAAGGGCGTGAAAAATCGCCCTATTCGATCTGGGAGAAGATGCAGCGCCGTAACGTGGCGTTCGAGCAGCTCTCCGACATCATGGCGTTCCGCCTTATCGTGGAGTCCCGGGAAGAGTGTTACGCCGCGCTGGGCGCCATTCACGGCGCGTTTCCGATGATCGCCGGGCGGTTCAAGGACTATATCTCCACCCCGAAGGCCAACGGTTACCAGAGCCTTCATACGGGCGTGACGCTGCGTCATCCGCGTAACCAGAAAATTGAAGTCCAGATCCGTACCGAGGAAATGAACGACATCGCCGAGAACGGCGTGGCGGCGCACTGGGCCTACAAGCAGCTTCCGACCGGTGCGGTTTCCGAAGACGCGACAAAGCAGATGAAGCGCCCGCGCTGGGTGCAGGATCTGCTCGAAATTCTGGAAGATTCCTCGGCTCCGGACGAATTTCTCGAAAACACCAAGCTGGAGCTCTATCAGGATCAGGTCTTCTGCTTTACGCCGAAAGGCCAGCTGATTCCGCTGCCCGCAGGCGCGACGCCAGTCGACTTCGCGTATGCTGTCCACAGTCAGGTGGGCGATTCGTGTGTTGGCGCGAAGGTGAACGGGCGACTGGTGCCGCTGCGTTACGAGCTTCAGAACGGCGATCAGGTCGAGATCATGACTGCCCGTGGCGGCGCGCCGTCGCCGTCATGGGAACGGTTTGTCGTCACCGGCAAGGCCCGCGCCCGCATCCGCCGATATGTGGCGCAGCAGCAACGTCAGGTCTCGCTCGACTCCGGCAAGGCGACCCTGGCCAAGGCGTTCCGTCAGGAAGGCGTGGACGGTTCGGAAAAGGTGCTGGAGACGCTGCTCAAGGAACTGAAGCAGGGGTCTGTCGAAGACCTGTATGTCGCGGTCGGCACCAACAGCATCGGCCCGCGTGACGTTGTGCATGCGGCCTATCCGGAACTCCGCCGCACCACCCGTGGTCCCCGTATGGTGCCCAGTCTCGTGGCCCGTGCGTCCATGCCGAAGCCAAAGACGGGCGGGGCCGGACTGGCGCCGCTGGTGGGGCTTGGCGCCGGGATCGCCGTGCATTTCGCGGGTTGCTGTCATCCGCTGCCGGGAGACCGGATCGTGGGTGTGGTGGCCAGCGGCAAGGGGGTCACCATCCATACGGCGGCCTGCCAGACGCTCGAATCCTTCGCCGCCACACCGGAGCGCTTTCTGGATGTGGACTGGGATTACGAAGCGCTCGGGCGCGTTGGGAAGGCCGGCAGCGAGCCGTTTGTCGGTCGCGTCACGGTGATCGCGGCGAATGAACCGACCACGCTGGCGACGATCACCAATGGTGTATCCCGACAGGATGGCTCAATCGTCAATCTCAAGATCGTGCATCGCCAGCTCGATTTCATGGAAGTGCTGGTGGATGTGGAAGTGCGCGATCTGCGGCACCTGTCGAGTGTGATCGGGGGACTTCGTTCCGTCGAGGGAATCTCGCAGGTCGAGCGGGCGCGGTCATGA
- the acpS gene encoding holo-ACP synthase, protein MIIGTGMDLCDMRRIEKSIERFGARFLERVFTETERTRAERRVGQARIGAYAKRWAAKEACAKALGTGFAAGVFHSCIGVGNLPSGQPVLTLTGGAATRLADMVPAGMVGHLHLSMTDDTPYALAQVMIEALPRL, encoded by the coding sequence ATGATCATCGGCACCGGCATGGATCTCTGCGACATGCGCAGGATCGAGAAATCCATCGAACGCTTTGGCGCCCGTTTTCTGGAGCGGGTTTTTACGGAAACCGAACGGACGCGGGCAGAGCGTCGGGTCGGGCAGGCCCGGATTGGCGCCTACGCAAAGCGGTGGGCGGCGAAGGAAGCGTGCGCCAAGGCGCTTGGGACAGGGTTCGCAGCAGGCGTGTTCCATAGCTGTATCGGTGTGGGCAATCTGCCGTCGGGGCAGCCCGTGCTGACCTTGACCGGAGGGGCCGCCACGCGGCTGGCTGATATGGTTCCGGCGGGGATGGTGGGCCATCTCCATTTGTCCATGACGGATGACACACCCTACGCTCTGGCGCAGGTCATGATCGAGGCGTTGCCGCGCCTCTGA